The Drosophila simulans strain w501 chromosome 3R, Prin_Dsim_3.1, whole genome shotgun sequence genome contains the following window.
TTTTTAGGGACGACCAACCCGGAATTCAACAAATCACCCTTATGGACTACGGCTATAAGGTTCTCACCGTGTCTGTGCCGAACATAAATCAGCGGGATATccttgcagcagctgctggaggGTCGTCAGATGAAGCCAACCGGCTTACGGCGATAACGACTATGCGGTCCGTGCCTGGTGAGTTAGTCTTTGATACTCATTTAGTTAAAAAGTATAAACAACTTACATGAGTACATAATTGCAGAGGGCGCCATCTTATTCCGATTCGAATTCCCCATACGGATGATCACGGGCATGCCTTTTCGTCAGTCGGTTATAACAGCCGACAACGCATACATTGTGGTGGTTACGGTGGATAAGTCCAACAAAGATTGCCTGGGCGTCTACAGCGCAACAAATGGAGCATTTGTTTCCAAAGTCCTGTTGAAAGGCTGTTCCATTAAGGAGGTCATTTCGCTAGTCCCGATGCCGCACAAGGCCAACCAGGTGGCCGTGATCAGTAGCGAAAAGGGCAGCGTCATGGACATCAAGACGAAGAAGCACGTCCGCTCCATTGCCAAGTGGGGAGGTAGCATTACGCGGGACGGCAAATGTGGATTATATGCCCCCACCCGCGGCGGACTGGAAATGTTGGAACTGCGCAAAGGCACCACAGTTAAAACCTTTATACCCAAGGTGGCCGAGGGCGTGTTCTCGGTGATCTGTATCTTCACGGAGAACGACGAGTACGTGGCTTATTACCATAGCGGCCGCAAGACCATACGCGTATTCCGCACCGCGGACACTGAAATGATAGCCAACTACCGGCTGCAGGCTGAGCTTACGGCGATCAAAAGCAGCAAAGATGGACGCGCTATCGTTTTGGGAACTGTAGACGGGTGTATGTCGGTGCTGGCGATCGTTGATCCAAAGAAAGAGGAAATGAATGAGTACCTGAACGACTTGCCCTCCCGCGACGAGAACTGGAAGGCCaagctggccaaaatgaaggCCCGGGTTGGTTTCAAGGCGGCAATTCGTGTGGCCACCATTTCATCACGTTACGCCAAAACCAGCAAGGGAGGAGAGGAtggcgaggaggagctgctcaCAGAGATTACGGAGGACATTGTCGTGCCAGTGGCCGATTAACTGAATTcgttaatttataaatataacatttattttcgcatATAGTTTATGAGGATGTTACAAAAATACGCTGCGTGTCTACTGTGTATGTTATCCTGCGTGTATTGCGTGCTCTCGGCATCGAAATAAGTGTGTATGTGCGGGTAAAACTGAATGGGTCTTAAACTAAAAAATGGTTAAGGGGTAAGTGCTATTTGGTAAGAACTACGGTTAGCTAATATCAGtataaattagaatttttaGCGCGCACTGAGCCCAACGCTTGGCTTGAAACAATTTGAGGGGTGTTGAGATTGTTGAAAACATAACCAgacataataataacaagaatcGATCCTAGTAGGCGCGTGTTGCAAAAACAATGACCTTTCAAGTATACACAAACCTTTAACATGCTACTGCTTTTACTGacaattcaaacaaaataGCGTAGGCATAAACTAACAAGCTGTCTAATGGAACCCGGTCTCAGTCACAGTCGCCACTTTAATCTCAACTCAGCCAATCGAATCTTATTGAATCGCATACGAAACACAACTCAGTGCTAATACATAGACCGATCGTTTGTTATTAGTAAAATTACAGTACATAGTTGGAGGAGACATAGTGTAATCTGTTAATTATTGTTACTGTTGTTAACCTGCTTTCGACACTCACTGCTGCTGTTACCACACATAATTACcgtgaatatatatatgtgccgATTCGTAAGCATACaactatgttaaataataaatgatttatgtAGTTTACGAGGACTTGCTCGATCAGTGTGTTTTGAGGGGTCTcttttttcatataatttttagcTGCCGCTGTCTATAGCTAAGGTTTTTCAGCTACGGGAAGCGCACAGTTTATTAGGCATGATTCTCTTTCTTGATTTGAGCCAGCTTTGCCTGGAGATGCTGCAAGCGATTTGGTGACATATCCCGCTTCTGATTAAAAAACCTCAGTTAAtggttatttatttcttcatttaGCATACTCACTTCTCGCTTAATGAGCGACGCCTTCTGCGCGTTCATTCCGTTTAGACAGAGGTTCTCATCAACCACCTTATTGTCCAGCATATGGGATCCATCGTCTGCTGAACGTGCGGATGCTAGCTTGGCGGCCCCTCCGGTCATATGATACTGTAAGCGGTCCATCCAGAAATCGGGATCGGGACCGCTGTTCTGGTAGTTGACATCTGTGAGATAAGAACGAGTAGCTGCTGCAGTTCGTCGGATTTAAACAGTGTAGTTAGTATACGTTAGTATAACAAATTGCGCATTGGCCGATCTGTGTGACGCTCTTACCCGTCCGATTATCCGGAGCCTGTGTGGATCCAGCGTTCTGATTCCTCTCAATCTCGGCTAAGCCCTCCTCGATGTACTTGTGAAACGGGGCACTGGAGCCTTGCAGAAAGGTACTTAGATCGATATCAGGATTTTGTTGCTAAAATGTTTAGAAGTGTTACCTCAGGTGCCTCAAAAATTAATGGAAATATTATTAGAAAACCAACCTTAAAGTCGTAAAGTTTCTGCAGACCTTGCTGTTTGGTATCTCTATCTGAGATCAGCTTAAAGATCTGTGAAACTGTATCATGGGTTTGGTGCGAAATTCGCTTGGAGGCAATCTCCTTGGCCCTCTGGGGGGAGGCACCAATTCCTGCAGCAGAGCCATCCTTTTggaaattctttaataaatagCGTTTATTTAGTATTTGAGcaatattatacaaattatttttaagaatttctACCTTGAGAATGCGTATCAAATACGTGTGTAGCTCCGAGTGTGTTGGAATCTGGTTGAGATGTTGCAGAATTGCATTCCCCTTCACCTTTGCCATGTTATGCAGAATGGTCTTAATCGTGCGCATTGGAGTGTCCGACGGTCGGTTTTGCCACCAAGTGCTAGGCAGCGCGAGCATAAACTCGTGCACCTCGAGAATCACGGCGTCATAATTCAGCTCGTTGCTTCGTTCTGGTAGCATCTTAACGTTGCGCCATATGCACTTCATCAGCAGGTCTGTAAACTTCGGCAGCTTTGCCTCCGGACAAGTCTCCCGCAACAGGCGTATCAAAGCACTACGAagttataaattcaattaatgtGGCTTAATACATAGTAGACTCAATAATCTTACcagtttaaatttgtaaaatctACCTTGTCCAACACTTTCAGACATATGCCATTAATAACCTTGTTATACTGACTATCATCGCCCACGGCCAACTTCGGATCAGCCATAAGGTTTAACAGCGCCGACATTAGATTTTTTATGCATGCCACGCTCAGCGTTTTGCCCAGAATGTTGGCATGGAAAAATGTATACAGAATGGATAATAGCGGCTGGTAAACAACCACAGATTGAGCAGATGGTATCTGTGAGAGATTCtgataaaaagaaacaaaggaaaacaatttatGAAGATTCGAACTATATAATAAAGTTTTTTATACCTTAAATTGTGCAAGCACATTctgaataaatatttcttcGTAGTCGCGCAGCACAGCCTGCTTCTCTGGAGCCTCGATGATGGCGGCAAGCTCGTTAATAGCCGCACGCGCCTTGAGAGTGTCCGTGCTGCTTACACCTTTTATAACTTTTACCAGCTGCGGATCGTGCTTTGGCAAAACATCAGCcaaactaaaagaaaaaataaaaagaaaaggtAAAATACCAGATGTGTTGGATAGCCTGATGGACCACCTACTTTGGTATATTGTTCTCCAGCTGCTGTTGaggctgctggtgctgcaagCGCATAGGACTGCGATACGGCGAGACTCCACTGGTCATTCCGGCCGTGGATGACGGGGACGTGGTTAAAGTCTGCTGCATATAGTGCTGTCGAGAAATCAGCCGATCGAACTTCTCCTGCGGGTAGTGAATGCCGGCCCGCGTGGGCCTCACCTTAATGGGCTCGTCCAGCGATGAGATGTCTACGTTCAGTAGCGGCTTCTGCTCCATTTGGTCCACTCGGACCCAATCTCTTTCGATCTCGCTGATTACCTGCGAGTCCAAGCCGAATGGTCCACTGGGCTTCTGTTGCTGGGCCTGCTGTTGTAACTGTTGAAGCTGTTGCTGGAGTAGAAGCAGCTGTGACGAAGGTGCCTGGTCGAAAGTTCTAGATAAtcgaaacaaaagaaattgtGAAATAACTTCAAACCCAATTAAACCGCATACACATAAGAGGACAacaaagaacaacaaatgcatAGGCGTCTTTACAAACAGCaagcaacacaaaaaaagaaaacaacacaaGTATAAAGAAAGCCACTTTACGCCTGTCGAGTCAGGGAGCTCAAGTAGGCAACCACGTTTGTGGCGCTCCGATCTGTCATGTTGTTCTGCCCACGCGCATTTAGTTCCCGCTGCAAACTagttaatgaaatataaataataacgaaaatcaacagaaacaaaccgaaatttataaaaataatatgctCATCTTTGGGTACATCCGAGGGAGGAAACTACTAACCACTACCGCatcttttaaaaatacataacaaTTGCACAATCGGTAGAAGACATTTAACCGAAAGGAATCGAACGCACTTTGTCTTCGTATCTTTCGTACCTCCTTTCTATCAGGATTATTGTGTAAATTTTACATAAATACAACAGCTTGTTTTAGAAATCAAAGAATAATAGCTTTCACTCCCGAACACAGCCATAAACTACGGGTTCTGGATTTATGGGCACGTACGTAAAAGTGGCcaactaaaaactaatttttgtcCTTGTCTTGtggattattattattatttttattgctatcCCAGAATAATGGCAACACCAGTTTCCAACCCTCGGTTGTACAGGGCACCCCGCCAAACCTTAAGCCAGCCTTCTCACTTACCCGTCCTCATCTGGTGGCGGAAGCTCGTCGCAACCATTACCCACTTCAGCATCTTCGATTTCGATGCTGTCATGTCGTTGAGGTGCCGGCACATCAACAGACGGCGGTGGCGTGGGCTTCTTAGTCTTTTTGGCTCGCTTGATGCGTTCATCAAGCATTGAGAGGTCCTTTTCGTTAAGATGGCCAATCATCTTGTAAGTCTTTTCCCCGGACAAAAAGAAGACCTGGACGATGCAGTTGAGTGCTGCGTTGCGTACGGAATTATCACGGTCAGAAATCTGGCGAGCGATCTCGCGCACCGCCGATGGTGGACAGATGTTCATGCCGTAGCTCTCAATTAGAAAGGTTAACTCGTCAAGGCACTCAGTACGCTGACGGGCATTCTTCGATTTTAGACCCTCCATCACATAGCCAAAGACCTTGACGAAAGGGAAGACCAATATTACTTGCCGCAGAACGCGGCGTACGCCATTTCGAACAGCATCCTTTGGATCTCCGATCTGAGTGTGAAAAAGGAAGCTTAGAAAATTGTAATACCCCCTATTATTTGGAACTTGCCTTCAAAAGCAGATGTGGGACAAAACAGCTTCCCTCGTTCTCGGCCAGAATGTATTCCTCGTCAATAAGTACCTGGAAAACCTGTACTAGATATTCGAGACCCTTAATCAGTACAGAAGGGTTCGTATCGTAAAAGCGCAGCGTCAGCCATTTAAGTATTAGGTCCAGATTACACACCAGCGCCCTACTGTTTCCAGCCAGATCTTCGCTCAACTGCTCGATGACTTTCAAGTGGTAGCTTCAGggtaattcaaatatttatttcggtaACGCGAAAGGGACACTAGAGGCACTTACCGAAAATCGTCGTGGAACATGTTGGCTATCAGCGCTTTATTTACGTTTGCGGTCATCATTTGGTCGCGTAACAGCTCGGTGAATTCCTCTCTTGGGGTTACAAAAGTCCACTTCAGCACCTTCATTTTTTGTTCGTCTAGCAACCGCTGGTTTTTAGCACTGTTGGCGCACAGTAGCGGCGACGTGTCGATATCTTCGTCCTTTTTGCGCGCTGGTGCCGGCTTATCTTGTCCTCCGGCCACCCGGGCTGAAGCACTCTTCTGGATTCCAGGCGCAACCCCTGCTCCACCGCCGCGCACAGTTTTTGGCTTCGGCTCTTCAGGTATTGGAGCCTGATGCTTCCCTTTGGGCAGCGGTTTTACCGGAAGATTAGGACGCGCTTTTTCGAGTGCTGCAAGTATATCCTTTTTGGAGGCGGGCTTCTGCTTGTCCAGAGCGCGATTCATTGCATCAAATCCAAGGTGAATCATAATGCCCAACACCGCCTCGTTGGCATTTTTCCGGACATCGGCGTTTCGATCGCAGATGTGAGCATATAAGTGCGGCACCATTGAATGGATATCCTCCTTCGATACTGACTTGGGGGGAAGACCAGGCAGCTTATCTGCCAGCCAAGCCCACAATTCTGTCTTTAGAGCTGGGGATCCTCCTTTCAGGGCATCGGCTATCATTTCGCTCTCAAAGAATTCCTTATAGCCGCCCTTTtcgccaaaactgttgatgcAATTGAGGGCAGCGGCTCTTACAAAACTCTTGTTATCACCCAGAGCGTGTAAAAAGCCAGGGAACAAGTTCCGCACGTGGTTTCGACAACCAGCCCCCATGGCTGTGGCTAGCTGCTCGCAAATGGCAAGTGTCGTTTGGGCAATCTTAGCATTGGAATCTACCAGACGGTGGGCCAGAGCAGGAGCCAAGTCGCCAATGCTGGGTTTGATTAGCCGCGCCTCTGAAATAATGGCCTGCAGCTTAGTCAGACCCTCGTTGCGAGTTTTCCAGTCCTTGTCGGACATCTCCTTCAGCAGTGCCTCCGTAATCTGTGGAGAAATATCAACGCGTGGTAGAAGATCAGCCATGTTAATGGGCTCTTCTTCTCCGGCTGCCCCACCATCATCGTCCTCATTGTCCGGGGAATTACCGGCGGTTCCACCGCTGCTACGTTGAACTCCTCTAACAGGCTTGGGTGGTTTTTCGCCCACATTCTTGTCAAACTCTACCTGGATCTGGGACTTTAGTGCGGGCTTCTCGCTGTCGAAGAACATCATTAGAGTTTTGCCCATATACATAGACATGGTGCCCACCAGTTGAATAGCGGAAGCACGAACCGTTGGATTTGTGCTTTGCACCCCTTTTCGTACATCTTCAATAAGTGTCTTTGGCTGCAGTTGGAAGCCGAATTCTATGATTGACTTGCTCACCCAGTTAAAGGCCTCTGATTGCACTTTAGGCGATTTTTGCTCAAAAGCAAAGCTTAACACTTTGCCCACCACGTACTCCAGTTTAGTGGCTTCGGCAAAGGCAGACAAAACATCGCCAGCTCCTGCACCATTCTTGGCGTCGGCTAGCTTCTCGATTATTTCGTTAATCACCAGATCAACGGTTGTCGTGGTCAGTGGATAGTTTTCAGCCACACTGCGGATTATGTCCAGCTTAAATTTGAGTACTTGGAAATTCATTTCTTTGAGGCCTGGCTTCCGTCCACTGATTGTTCGGATCAGGATTTGTGATATGCCAGCCTGTTTTGCATCAAAGCCGGTTATTTCACCCAGAAGCTGTTCCACAGCAGCCAGGCGGTTCTTCCAGTTGGAATCCACCAGCCCATTAAGAATATCGCCTGGCAGAATTTCTTCGGATTTTTCTTGCAATTCCTCGGGGGTTAATTCGCGTTCCGTGGCTAGGGGTTTTCCACCCGCTTTAAGAGCTGCAGTTGGGGCAGATGTAGATCCTCCTCCACTA
Protein-coding sequences here:
- the LOC6727875 gene encoding protein mini spindles isoform X3, which translates into the protein MAEDTEYKKLPVEERCVHKLWKARVDGYEEAAKIFRELDDEKSPEWSKFAGLIKKMVVDSNALAQEKGLEAALIFVENSGLAGRTVGDVMTGIVQKCIAAPKTKTKELSVQVALMYVEIEKQEAVVEELVKGMEAKNPKIVSACVAATTLALREFGHKVIGVKPLIKKLAPLMSDRDKAVRDEGKQLAVEIYRWIGAAMKAQISTLPQVTLKELEDEFDKLKGERVEPSRYLKSQQEKQAKIADAAATEDAYNEDDGEAGVEEIDPMDLLDPVDILSKMPKDFYDKLEEKKWTLRKESLEILEKLLTDHPKLENGEYGALVSALKKVITKDSNVVLVAMAGKCLALLAKGLSKRFSNYASACVPSLLEKFKEKKPNVVTALREAIDAIYGSTSLEAQQESIVESLANKNPSVKSETALFMARALTRTQPTALNKKLLKLLTTSLVKTLNEPDPTVRDSSAEALGTLMKLMGDKAVTPLLADVDPLKMAKIKECHDKAEIKIKVAGPKKEARPASAPTAKAGAPAKTTAGSVDPKPVTRPATTGARKVLKKPATVSGGGSTSAPTAALKAGGKPLATERELTPEELQEKSEEILPGDILNGLVDSNWKNRLAAVEQLLGEITGFDAKQAGISQILIRTISGRKPGLKEMNFQVLKFKLDIIRSVAENYPLTTTTVDLVINEIIEKLADAKNGAGAGDVLSAFAEATKLEYVVGKVLSFAFEQKSPKVQSEAFNWVSKSIIEFGFQLQPKTLIEDVRKGVQSTNPTVRASAIQLVGTMSMYMGKTLMMFFDSEKPALKSQIQVEFDKNVGEKPPKPVRGVQRSSGGTAGNSPDNEDDDGGAAGEEEPINMADLLPRVDISPQITEALLKEMSDKDWKTRNEGLTKLQAIISEARLIKPSIGDLAPALAHRLVDSNAKIAQTTLAICEQLATAMGAGCRNHVRNLFPGFLHALGDNKSFVRAAALNCINSFGEKGGYKEFFESEMIADALKGGSPALKTELWAWLADKLPGLPPKSVSKEDIHSMVPHLYAHICDRNADVRKNANEAVLGIMIHLGFDAMNRALDKQKPASKKDILAALEKARPNLPVKPLPKGKHQAPIPEEPKPKTVRGGGAGVAPGIQKSASARVAGGQDKPAPARKKDEDIDTSPLLCANSAKNQRLLDEQKMKVLKWTFVTPREEFTELLRDQMMTANVNKALIANMFHDDFRYHLKVIEQLSEDLAGNSRALVCNLDLILKWLTLRFYDTNPSVLIKGLEYLVQVFQVLIDEEYILAENEGSCFVPHLLLKIGDPKDAVRNGVRRVLRQVILVFPFVKVFGYVMEGLKSKNARQRTECLDELTFLIESYGMNICPPSAVREIARQISDRDNSVRNAALNCIVQVFFLSGEKTYKMIGHLNEKDLSMLDERIKRAKKTKKPTPPPSVDVPAPQRHDSIEIEDAEVGNGCDELPPPDEDGTFDQAPSSQLLLLQQQLQQLQQQAQQQKPSGPFGLDSQVISEIERDWVRVDQMEQKPLLNVDISSLDEPIKVRPTRAGIHYPQEKFDRLISRQHYMQQTLTTSPSSTAGMTSGVSPYRSPMRLQHQQPQQQLENNIPNLADVLPKHDPQLVKVIKGVSSTDTLKARAAINELAAIIEAPEKQAVLRDYEEIFIQNVLAQFKNLSQIPSAQSVVVYQPLLSILYTFFHANILGKTLSVACIKNLMSALLNLMADPKLAVGDDSQYNKVINGICLKVLDKVDFTNLNCALIRLLRETCPEAKLPKFTDLLMKCIWRNVKMLPERSNELNYDAVILEVHEFMLALPSTWWQNRPSDTPMRTIKTILHNMAKVKGNAILQHLNQIPTHSELHTYLIRILKNFQKDGSAAGIGASPQRAKEIASKRISHQTHDTVSQIFKLISDRDTKQQGLQKLYDFKQQNPDIDLSTFLQGSSAPFHKYIEEGLAEIERNQNAGSTQAPDNRTAATRSYLTDVNYQNSGPDPDFWMDRLQYHMTGGAAKLASARSADDGSHMLDNKVVDENLCLNGMNAQKASLIKREKRDMSPNRLQHLQAKLAQIKKENHA
- the LOC6727875 gene encoding protein mini spindles isoform X4; translated protein: MAEDTEYKKLPVEERCVHKLWKARVDGYEEAAKIFRELDDEKSPEWSKFAGLIKKMVVDSNALAQEKGLEAALIFVENSGLAGRTVGDVMTGIVQKCIAAPKTKTKELSVQVALMYVEIEKQEAVVEELVKGMEAKNPKIVSACVAATTLALREFGHKVIGVKPLIKKLAPLMSDRDKAVRDEGKQLAVEIYRWIGAAMKAQISTLPQVTLKELEDEFDKLKGERVEPSRYLKSQQEKQAKIADAAATEDAYNEDDGEAGVEEIDPMDLLDPVDILSKMPKDFYDKLEEKKWTLRKESLEILEKLLTDHPKLENGEYGALVSALKKVITKDSNVVLVAMAGKCLALLAKGLSKRFSNYASACVPSLLEKFKEKKPNVVTALREAIDAIYGSTSLEAQQESIVESLANKNPSVKSETALFMARALTRTQPTALNKKLLKLLTTSLVKTLNEPDPTVRDSSAEALGTLMKLMGDKAVTPLLADVDPLKMAKIKECHDKAEIKIKVAGPKKEARPASAPTAKAGAPAKTTAGSVDPKPVTRPATTGARKVLKKPATVSGGGSTSAPTAALKAGGKPLATERELTPEELQEKSEEILPGDILNGLVDSNWKNRLAAVEQLLGEITGFDAKQAGISQILIRTISGRKPGLKEMNFQVLKFKLDIIRSVAENYPLTTTTVDLVINEIIEKLADAKNGAGAGDVLSAFAEATKLEYVVGKVLSFAFEQKSPKVQSEAFNWVSKSIIEFGFQLQPKTLIEDVRKGVQSTNPTVRASAIQLVGTMSMYMGKTLMMFFDSEKPALKSQIQVEFDKNVGEKPPKPVRGVQRSSGGTAGNSPDNEDDDGGAAGEEEPINMADLLPRVDISPQITEALLKEMSDKDWKTRNEGLTKLQAIISEARLIKPSIGDLAPALAHRLVDSNAKIAQTTLAICEQLATAMGAGCRNHVRNLFPGFLHALGDNKSFVRAAALNCINSFGEKGGYKEFFESEMIADALKGGSPALKTELWAWLADKLPGLPPKSVSKEDIHSMVPHLYAHICDRNADVRKNANEAVLGIMIHLGFDAMNRALDKQKPASKKDILAALEKARPNLPVKPLPKGKHQAPIPEEPKPKTVRGGGAGVAPGIQKSASARVAGGQDKPAPARKKDEDIDTSPLLCANSAKNQRLLDEQKMKVLKWTFVTPREEFTELLRDQMMTANVNKALIANMFHDDFRYHLKVIEQLSEDLAGNSRALVCNLDLILKWLTLRFYDTNPSVLIKGLEYLVQVFQVLIDEEYILAENEGSCFVPHLLLKIGDPKDAVRNGVRRVLRQVILVFPFVKVFGYVMEGLKSKNARQRTECLDELTFLIESYGMNICPPSAVREIARQISDRDNSVRNAALNCIVQVFFLSGEKTYKMIGHLNEKDLSMLDERIKRAKKTKKPTPPPSVDVPAPQRHDSIEIEDAEVGNGCDELPPPDEDGTFDQAPSSQLLLLQQQLQQLQQQAQQQKPSGPFGLDSQVISEIERDWVRVDQMEQKPLLNVDISSLDEPIKVRPTRAGIHYPQEKFDRLISRQHYMQQTLTTSPSSTAGMTSGVSPYRSPMRLQHQQPQQQLENNIPNLADVLPKHDPQLVKVIKGVSSTDTLKARAAINELAAIIEAPEKQAVLRDYEEIFIQNVLAQFKNLSQIPSAQSVVVYQPLLSILYTFFHANILGKTLSVACIKNLMSALLNLMADPKLAVGDDSQYNKVINGICLKVLDKVDFTNLNCALIRLLRETCPEAKLPKFTDLLMKCIWRNVKMLPERSNELNYDAVILEVHEFMLALPSTWWQNRPSDTPMRTIKTILHNMAKVKGNAILQHLNQIPTHSELHTYLIRILKNFQKDGSAAGIGASPQRAKEIASKRISHQTHDTVSQIFKLISDRDTKQQGLQKLYDFKQQNPDIDLSTFLQGSSAPFHKYIEEGLAEIERNQNAGSTQAPDNRTDVNYQNSGPDPDFWMDRLQYHMTGGAAKLASARSADDGSHMLDNKVVDENLCLNGMNAQKASLIKREKRDMSPNRLQHLQAKLAQIKKENHA
- the LOC6727875 gene encoding protein mini spindles isoform X1, with the translated sequence MAEDTEYKKLPVEERCVHKLWKARVDGYEEAAKIFRELDDEKSPEWSKFAGLIKKMVVDSNALAQEKGLEAALIFVENSGLAGRTVGDVMTGIVQKCIAAPKTKTKELSVQVALMYVEIEKQEAVVEELVKGMEAKNPKIVSACVAATTLALREFGHKVIGVKPLIKKLAPLMSDRDKAVRDEGKQLAVEIYRWIGAAMKAQISTLPQVTLKELEDEFDKLKGERVEPSRYLKSQQEKQAKIADAAATEDAYNEDDGEAGVEEIDPMDLLDPVDILSKMPKDFYDKLEEKKWTLRKESLEILEKLLTDHPKLENGEYGALVSALKKVITKDSNVVLVAMAGKCLALLAKGLSKRFSNYASACVPSLLEKFKEKKPNVVTALREAIDAIYGSTSLEAQQESIVESLANKNPSVKSETALFMARALTRTQPTALNKKLLKLLTTSLVKTLNEPDPTVRDSSAEALGTLMKLMGDKAVTPLLADVDPLKMAKIKECHDKAEIKIKVAGPKKEARPASAPTAKAGAPAKTTAGSVDPKPVTRPATTGARKVLKKPATVSGGGSTSAPTAALKAGGKPLATERELTPEELQEKSEEILPGDILNGLVDSNWKNRLAAVEQLLGEITGFDAKQAGISQILIRTISGRKPGLKEMNFQVLKFKLDIIRSVAENYPLTTTTVDLVINEIIEKLADAKNGAGAGDVLSAFAEATKLEYVVGKVLSFAFEQKSPKVQSEAFNWVSKSIIEFGFQLQPKTLIEDVRKGVQSTNPTVRASAIQLVGTMSMYMGKTLMMFFDSEKPALKSQIQVEFDKNVGEKPPKPVRGVQRSSGGTAGNSPDNEDDDGGAAGEEEPINMADLLPRVDISPQITEALLKEMSDKDWKTRNEGLTKLQAIISEARLIKPSIGDLAPALAHRLVDSNAKIAQTTLAICEQLATAMGAGCRNHVRNLFPGFLHALGDNKSFVRAAALNCINSFGEKGGYKEFFESEMIADALKGGSPALKTELWAWLADKLPGLPPKSVSKEDIHSMVPHLYAHICDRNADVRKNANEAVLGIMIHLGFDAMNRALDKQKPASKKDILAALEKARPNLPVKPLPKGKHQAPIPEEPKPKTVRGGGAGVAPGIQKSASARVAGGQDKPAPARKKDEDIDTSPLLCANSAKNQRLLDEQKMKVLKWTFVTPREEFTELLRDQMMTANVNKALIANMFHDDFRYHLKVIEQLSEDLAGNSRALVCNLDLILKWLTLRFYDTNPSVLIKGLEYLVQVFQVLIDEEYILAENEGSCFVPHLLLKIGDPKDAVRNGVRRVLRQVILVFPFVKVFGYVMEGLKSKNARQRTECLDELTFLIESYGMNICPPSAVREIARQISDRDNSVRNAALNCIVQVFFLSGEKTYKMIGHLNEKDLSMLDERIKRAKKTKKPTPPPSVDVPAPQRHDSIEIEDAEVGNGCDELPPPDEDGLQRELNARGQNNMTDRSATNVVAYLSSLTRQATFDQAPSSQLLLLQQQLQQLQQQAQQQKPSGPFGLDSQVISEIERDWVRVDQMEQKPLLNVDISSLDEPIKVRPTRAGIHYPQEKFDRLISRQHYMQQTLTTSPSSTAGMTSGVSPYRSPMRLQHQQPQQQLENNIPNLADVLPKHDPQLVKVIKGVSSTDTLKARAAINELAAIIEAPEKQAVLRDYEEIFIQNVLAQFKNLSQIPSAQSVVVYQPLLSILYTFFHANILGKTLSVACIKNLMSALLNLMADPKLAVGDDSQYNKVINGICLKVLDKVDFTNLNCALIRLLRETCPEAKLPKFTDLLMKCIWRNVKMLPERSNELNYDAVILEVHEFMLALPSTWWQNRPSDTPMRTIKTILHNMAKVKGNAILQHLNQIPTHSELHTYLIRILKNFQKDGSAAGIGASPQRAKEIASKRISHQTHDTVSQIFKLISDRDTKQQGLQKLYDFKQQNPDIDLSTFLQGSSAPFHKYIEEGLAEIERNQNAGSTQAPDNRTAATRSYLTDVNYQNSGPDPDFWMDRLQYHMTGGAAKLASARSADDGSHMLDNKVVDENLCLNGMNAQKASLIKREKRDMSPNRLQHLQAKLAQIKKENHA